In the Bacillus amyloliquefaciens DSM 7 = ATCC 23350 genome, AACACATGATATGTCGGCGTCAACAGCATCTGTTTCCCTTCTGTCAGGATCATTGCCTGAAGCACGTTGACGGTTTGCGCGATATTGGCCATTTGTACGCGGTCTGCGTGCTGATGAAAAATGTGAAAATGCGTGGCGGCGACAAGCGCGTCGCGGATCGTATTCTGCTGATACAGAAAGCCCGGATTCGTGCCGGGCTCAGGATCAAGCCATGTGCCCCATTCATCAATGATCAGACCGACTCTTTTTTCCGGATCATACTGATCCATGATGGCGCTGTGCCTTGTGATCAATTCATCCATATGCGCCGCTTTTTTCATCGTGATGAACCATTCATCTTCCGTAAACTCCGTCGCTGATCCTTTTCCCTTCCAGAAGTCGCCCGGTATTGTGTAATAATGGAGGCTCAGCCCATCCATAAGATCTGCGGCTTTTTTCATTAAGGTTTCGGTCCAGCGGTAATCGTCGACATTCGCGCCGCCGGCAATTTTATAGATTTCATTACCGCTGTAATTGCGGACATAGGTTTGAAAATTTCTGTAAAGGTCGGCATAATACTCAGGATGCATGTTTCCGCCGCAGCCCCAGTTCTCATTTCCTATTCCGAAATATTTCAGCTTCCATGGTTTTTCCCGCCCGTTTTCCTTTCTCCAGTCGGACATCGGCGTGCCTGCTTCAAATGTCATGTATTCAATCCAATCAGCCATTTCCTTAACCGTTCCGCTGCCGACGTTTCCGGCGATGTACGGTTCGCAGCCGAGCAGTTCACAAAGCATCATAAATTCGTGCGTGCCGAATTCATTGGAATCAATCGTCCCGCCCCAATGGGTATTCAGCATTGTTTTGCGTTTCCCTACGCCGTTTGCCCAATGGTATTCATCAGCAAAACAGCCGCCGGGCCATCTGAGAACGGGGATCTGAAGCTTTTTGAGAGCGGAAGCGACATCTGTCCTGATCCCGCCGGTATTCGGGATATCGGAATCTTTTCCGACCCAGATGCCCTCATATATACCTCTTCCTAAGTGTTCCGCGAAATGTCCGTATATATTTTTGTTAATGGCTGCTCTAGTGATATCGGTTTGAATAACTGCCGTATTGTGAGACAAACTTGATCATTCCTTTCCCATAATAAGAATGAAAGCACTACAGTCAATCTTTGTATCTGGGATGTATGCTGAAAGGATAAGTTTGTAAGCGCTTTACAGAAAGCTTATTACATTGGTTCGGACATGTCAATCTATTATTTTATCAATGTATAATTTGTACGAACCAATTATCCCAAAGCAAAACCCTCTGACAAAAGATCCAGAGGGTTTTGATTATGAATGAATATTGGCATTTTTAAATTCCTGAGTCAGAAGCGGAACCACTTCGAACAAATCGCCGACAATTCCGTAGTCCGCTATTTTGAATATTTCCGCTTCCGGGTCTTTGTTAATGGCAACGATGACTTTACTGTTTGACATTCCCGCCAAGTGCTGAATCGCTCCGGAAATTCCGCAGGCAATATACAAATCCGGTGTGACGACTTTTCCCGTCTGGCCGATCTGAAGAGAATAGTCACAATAGTCCGCGTCGCAAGCGCCGCGCGAAGCGCCTACCGCTGCTCCCAGCACTTCGGCAAGTTCTTTTAACGGTTCAAACCCGTCTTTGCTTTTGACGCCGCGGCCGCCCGCAACGATAATTTTCGCTTCTGACAGATCCACGCCGTCCGCTGTTTTTTTGACTACTTCTTCAATGACCGTCCGCAAATCTGCCGCCGGCGCCGCAAGCTCTTCAATATCACCCGTGCGGCTCGCGTCTTTTTCTAACGCCTGAATGTTATTCGGACGGATTGTCGCCAAGATGAAAGGATCGGTTGAAATCACCTGTTCAAAGGCTTTGCCGGAATAGATCGGTCTTGTAAAAACGATGTTGTCCCCGGTAACGCTTACATCCGTACTGTCTGAAATCAATCCCGTTTCAAATCGGGCCGCAAGCTTCGGTGACAAATCTTTTCCCATAGAAGTGTGGCCGAAAATGACCGCATCAGGCTTTTCATTTTCGATCAGATCCCCGAGAACCGCGGCATATCCGTCTGCTGTATACTGAGAAAGCCCCGGTGTATCAGCCGTAAATACTTTGTCGGCGCCGTAGTGAATGAGTTCTGGTGCTGCATCAGCCGCGCCTTTTCCCATCAGCACGCCGATTACATCTCCTCCGCCGGAAATGGTTTTGCTTGCGGCTATAGCTTCAAAGGTGACGTTCCGTAAGGCGCCGTCACGAATTTCTCCGAGTACGATCACTTTTTTTCCCATTCTGACATCCCCCAGTTTCTTTAATATCAGTTTATACGACTTTGGCTTCTTTTCTCAGCAATGATACAAGCTCTTTCGCCTGCTCGGCGGCTTCTCCTTCGATCAGTTTGCCCGCTTCTTTTTGCGGCGGCAGAAAACGTTCGATTGTTTTGAGCTTCGGAGCAGCATCGTCCTCATCAATGTCAAGGTCATCGAGCTCAAGTTCTTCCAGCGGTTTTTTCTTCGCCTTCATAATGCCCGGAAGCGACGGATAACGCGGCTCGTTTAATCCTTGCTGCGCCGTGATGACCAAAGGAAGAGAAGTTTTAATGATTTCGGTATCCCCTTCATTGTCTTTCTCTGCAACAGCTTCATCGCCGCTGATTGTCAATTTTGTAATCGTTGTGATGCAAGGAATGTTTAACAGTTCGGCAAGTCTTGGCGCCACTTGGCCGGAGCCGCCGTCGATCGCCACATTTCCGCCGAGAATCAGATCATATTCCTGATCTTTGAAATAGTGATATAAGATCGTTGAAATGGAATATTGGTCAGGATCGCTCAGGTCATCTTCAATATTGATTAACACCGCCTGGTCGCAGCCCATCGCAAGAGCTGTTCGCAGTTCTTTCTCCGCGTCCTCTCCGCCGACGGTTACGGCGGTAACGGTTCCGCCGTGCTCTTCTTTCAGCTGAATGGCTTCTTCAATGGCGTATTCATCATACGGATTAATGATAAATTCGGCTCCGTCCTCCTGAATCTTTCCTGCTTCAATGACGATTTTCTCTTCTGTGTCAAACGTCCGTTTCATCAGTACAAATAGATTCATATTCTTATCCCCTTTATCTTCGCCCACCGAATTGAGGCTTTCTTTTTTCGAGAAATGCCTGAATGCCTTCTTTTGCGTCATCTGATGCAAATGCTTCCCCAAAGCGCTTTGCTTCAAGCTTTAAGCCGCCGTCATAAGAATAAACCTTGTTTGTATAAAGGAGCTCAAGCAGGGAAGCCATCGACTGCGGGCTTTTTTCCGCAAACTTGCCTGCGAGTGTTTTCGCCTTTTGCAGCAGCTCTTCCTCATTTTCGGCGCCTATGGTGACAAGCCCGAGGCTGAGCGCTTCTTTTCCGGTCACAGGTTCTGACGTGCCGATCATTTCAAGCGCTTTCGCCGTGCCGACGTACCGGGGCAGACGCTGCGTCCCGGCAAAGCCCGGGATAATGCCGAGATTCAGCTCGGGCAGGCCGAGCTTTGCATCCAATGTAGCGATTCTGATATGACAGGCCATGGCAAGCTCCAGACCGCCGCCAAGCGCAGCGCCGTGAATCGCTGCGATAACAGGCTTCGGAAACCCTTCAATTTTTTCCATCAGCTGCTGGCCTTTATCCGCCATGGCAGAAGACTGCTCAAGATTTTCAAGCGACGTAAATTCCTTTATATCGGCGCCCGCCGAGAAAAATTTCCCCTCACCGCGAATGATGATGCTTCTGACGCTGTCATCTGTTTCATACCGGTCGAACAGACCGGACAATTCGTCTAAAATCGCACCGGACAGCGCGTTGGCCGGCTGATGATCAATGGTGATCACCGCGATAGATTGTTCTACCGCCACTGAAAGGCTGTTCATCCGTCAACCCCCTTTAGTTTTGATGAATCCCTGACACCAACAGTTCCAATACCTTGTCTGACAAATCCGGAAGATCATATTTCTGATCGTTCATCACCCACGTTGTCACTGTTTCATCTATCGTCCCGAATATCATCTGCCGGGCGAGGCGGACGTCGAGATTGTCTTTCCATTCGCCCGACTCAATTCCTTCGGTCAAAATGGTGTCGAGCATGTTTAAATAACCTTTTAAAATGTCATTGATTTTCAGGCGCAGCTTGATATTCGACTGTCTGAGCTCAAGCTGGGTCACAATCGCGAGGTGGCGGTCATTGCCGAGCAGTGTGAAATGCTGCTTAATGACGAGAGCGAGTTTTTCTTTTGCCGTCGTTTTTTCTTTCACTTCTTCTTCCATGCGTTCAATGAACTGGCCCATCTTTTCTTTAAAAAGAGAAATGAGTATATCCTCTTTGTTTTTGAAATATAAATAGATGGTGCCGTCCGCAACGCCGGCCTGCTTGGCGATTTTGGATACCTGTGATTGGTGATAGCCGTTTTCCGCTATGACTTCTACTGCTGCATCAATGATCTGCATATACTTTGGCCGTTTTTGGTTCAATGTCATCGTTCCTTCCTTCAATAAAAATGAATGACTATTCACTCATAACTTCATGATAAAAAGGAATCCGGGTTTTGTCAAGTTTTTCTTTTAAGGCACTTTGTTTTCACGGGAAGCATCTGTCTCTTCGACTAAGCGTCTTCTCAATATTTTTCCTACGGCCGTTTTCGGAAGCTCTTTTCTGAATTCGTAAAGCTTCGGGACTTTGTACGGCGCAAGCCGCTCTCTTGCAAATGCGTCAAGCTCATCGGCATCTGTCTCGGCCCCTTTTTTCAAGACGATAAATGCTTTCACCGTTTCCCCTCTGTAGGAGTCCGGCACGCCCGCTACGACGATTTCCTGAACGGCTTCGTGCTCATACAGCGCCTCTTCCACCTCTCGCGGGTAAATGTTGTATCCGCCGGCAATGATGATGTCTTTTTTCCTGTCGGCGATGTAGAAAAACCCTTCCTCATCCATGTAACCCATATCACCGGTAAACAGCCAGCCGTCTCTGATGACACGCGCCGTCTCCTCTTGTTTGTTCCAATAGCCTTTCATAACCTGCGGGCCTTTTACGATCAGCTCGCCGTGTTCATACGGCTCCGCAAGCCCGTCTTTTTCTTCTGAATATATTCCGGCATCGGTATTGGGCCAAGGACAGCCGATGCTGCCGGGTTTATTTTTTCCCCAAATGAAGTTTGAATGAGTAACCGGTGATGCCTCAGATAACCCGTAGCCTTCCACAAGCTTTCCCCCGGTCACTTTTTCAAATTTCTGTTTGACTTCGACCGGCAGAGCAGCAGAACCGCTCGGACAGCTTTTGATGGACGAGAGATCATATTTGTTCAGTTCAGGATGATGCAAAATGCCGATGTAAATCGTCGGTGCCCCCGGAAAAACCGTCGGCTTCAGCCTGTCGATTGTTTTTAGGGTGTCCAAGGGATTAAATTTAGGAAGAAGGATCATTTCACACCCCTGCATGATGGAAAAATTGAGCACGGCGGTTAATCCGTACACATGAAAAAAAGGTACGATGCCGAGCACCTTTTCGGCTCCCTTTTTCATTTTGTACATCCAGGCGGCGCACATTTCTGTATTGGCCTGAATGTTCCGGTGCGTGAGCATGACGCCTTTCGGATAGCCGGTTGTTCCGCCCGTGTATTGAAGCACGGCAATGTCATGCGCAGGGTCAATATCCGATAGCTCCGCTTCCTCGGCTTTTTCTTCTTTTAAGATGTCCGCTAAGCTGTGAATCTGTTCGTGGCCGTCATAATCAATATGCACCTGTTGTTTTTGGGTGAGCGTATAAAGCATATTTTTCGGAAACGGCAAAAAGTCTTTGATACTGGTTGTAATAATGCGCTCGACGATTGACAACGTTTTCATTTTTATCACCTTCGGAAACAGCATATCGAGGGTGATGATCACACGCGGCGCACTGTCTTTCAGCTGATACTCAAGCTCGTGTTCCGTGTAGAGAGGATTGGTTTGAACAACAATGCCGCCGGCAAACAATACACCGTAAAAAGCGATGACCGACTGCGGACAATTGGGCAGCATAATGGCCGCTCTGTCACCTTTTTTCAGACCTGTTTTGCGTAAAAAAGCGGCAAGCTTTAATGAATCTGTGAGAACGTCTTGGAATGTGAGTTTTTTTCCGAGAAAATAAATGGCGGTATGGTTTGGGAATTGAGCTGCGGAGTTTGTCAGATTGGATGGCAGGGTTTGATCGGTAAATTCAAGCTCATGCGGAATCTCTTCGGGATATTGAGAAAGCCATGGCTTTTCAGACTGCATAAAACCTCTCCCTTCTGTTTTTCCTATACGCTATTATTATAG is a window encoding:
- a CDS encoding alpha-N-arabinofuranosidase; this translates as MSHNTAVIQTDITRAAINKNIYGHFAEHLGRGIYEGIWVGKDSDIPNTGGIRTDVASALKKLQIPVLRWPGGCFADEYHWANGVGKRKTMLNTHWGGTIDSNEFGTHEFMMLCELLGCEPYIAGNVGSGTVKEMADWIEYMTFEAGTPMSDWRKENGREKPWKLKYFGIGNENWGCGGNMHPEYYADLYRNFQTYVRNYSGNEIYKIAGGANVDDYRWTETLMKKAADLMDGLSLHYYTIPGDFWKGKGSATEFTEDEWFITMKKAAHMDELITRHSAIMDQYDPEKRVGLIIDEWGTWLDPEPGTNPGFLYQQNTIRDALVAATHFHIFHQHADRVQMANIAQTVNVLQAMILTEGKQMLLTPTYHVFDMFKVHHDASLLASETKAAGYEWKDGRLPQVSISASKQQNGDIHISICNIDHLQKADVKIELRGMKKTGKPSGTILHAEKMNARNTFSSPENVKPKPFSGFTQKGGNLEAELPPMAVVLITLPADPS
- a CDS encoding electron transfer flavoprotein subunit alpha/FixB family protein: MGKKVIVLGEIRDGALRNVTFEAIAASKTISGGGDVIGVLMGKGAADAAPELIHYGADKVFTADTPGLSQYTADGYAAVLGDLIENEKPDAVIFGHTSMGKDLSPKLAARFETGLISDSTDVSVTGDNIVFTRPIYSGKAFEQVISTDPFILATIRPNNIQALEKDASRTGDIEELAAPAADLRTVIEEVVKKTADGVDLSEAKIIVAGGRGVKSKDGFEPLKELAEVLGAAVGASRGACDADYCDYSLQIGQTGKVVTPDLYIACGISGAIQHLAGMSNSKVIVAINKDPEAEIFKIADYGIVGDLFEVVPLLTQEFKNANIHS
- a CDS encoding electron transfer flavoprotein subunit beta/FixA family protein, with the protein product MNLFVLMKRTFDTEEKIVIEAGKIQEDGAEFIINPYDEYAIEEAIQLKEEHGGTVTAVTVGGEDAEKELRTALAMGCDQAVLINIEDDLSDPDQYSISTILYHYFKDQEYDLILGGNVAIDGGSGQVAPRLAELLNIPCITTITKLTISGDEAVAEKDNEGDTEIIKTSLPLVITAQQGLNEPRYPSLPGIMKAKKKPLEELELDDLDIDEDDAAPKLKTIERFLPPQKEAGKLIEGEAAEQAKELVSLLRKEAKVV
- a CDS encoding enoyl-CoA hydratase codes for the protein MNSLSVAVEQSIAVITIDHQPANALSGAILDELSGLFDRYETDDSVRSIIIRGEGKFFSAGADIKEFTSLENLEQSSAMADKGQQLMEKIEGFPKPVIAAIHGAALGGGLELAMACHIRIATLDAKLGLPELNLGIIPGFAGTQRLPRYVGTAKALEMIGTSEPVTGKEALSLGLVTIGAENEEELLQKAKTLAGKFAEKSPQSMASLLELLYTNKVYSYDGGLKLEAKRFGEAFASDDAKEGIQAFLEKRKPQFGGRR
- a CDS encoding TetR/AcrR family transcriptional regulator; the encoded protein is MNQKRPKYMQIIDAAVEVIAENGYHQSQVSKIAKQAGVADGTIYLYFKNKEDILISLFKEKMGQFIERMEEEVKEKTTAKEKLALVIKQHFTLLGNDRHLAIVTQLELRQSNIKLRLKINDILKGYLNMLDTILTEGIESGEWKDNLDVRLARQMIFGTIDETVTTWVMNDQKYDLPDLSDKVLELLVSGIHQN
- a CDS encoding AMP-binding protein; the encoded protein is MQSEKPWLSQYPEEIPHELEFTDQTLPSNLTNSAAQFPNHTAIYFLGKKLTFQDVLTDSLKLAAFLRKTGLKKGDRAAIMLPNCPQSVIAFYGVLFAGGIVVQTNPLYTEHELEYQLKDSAPRVIITLDMLFPKVIKMKTLSIVERIITTSIKDFLPFPKNMLYTLTQKQQVHIDYDGHEQIHSLADILKEEKAEEAELSDIDPAHDIAVLQYTGGTTGYPKGVMLTHRNIQANTEMCAAWMYKMKKGAEKVLGIVPFFHVYGLTAVLNFSIMQGCEMILLPKFNPLDTLKTIDRLKPTVFPGAPTIYIGILHHPELNKYDLSSIKSCPSGSAALPVEVKQKFEKVTGGKLVEGYGLSEASPVTHSNFIWGKNKPGSIGCPWPNTDAGIYSEEKDGLAEPYEHGELIVKGPQVMKGYWNKQEETARVIRDGWLFTGDMGYMDEEGFFYIADRKKDIIIAGGYNIYPREVEEALYEHEAVQEIVVAGVPDSYRGETVKAFIVLKKGAETDADELDAFARERLAPYKVPKLYEFRKELPKTAVGKILRRRLVEETDASRENKVP